One genomic window of Parvularculales bacterium includes the following:
- a CDS encoding nucleotidyl transferase AbiEii/AbiGii toxin family protein, whose translation MFENYKEQVRLLVKVLPLAAEESCFALHGGTAINLFVRDMPRLSVDIDLTYLPIEDRQTTLGNISAALIRTKNRIEKSISNIRVEHKQDTGKLFIIQQETVIKLEVNLVMRGTITAPVPMTICDKAKEEFEVFVEMPVVPIGQLYGGKICAALDRQHPRDLFDVKLLLENEGFSNEIRQGYIFCLLASDRPIHEVHAPNFQDHHEAMENQFSGMSDEEFFYGDYEETRKTLVEIVHDNLTDKDKEFLLSVKNCEPDWSIYDFDRFPAVKWKLQNLHKLKVENPDKHKRFYDALKEKLEK comes from the coding sequence ATGTTTGAAAATTATAAAGAACAGGTTCGCCTATTGGTAAAGGTATTACCGCTTGCTGCTGAGGAATCCTGTTTTGCTCTGCATGGAGGTACGGCAATCAATCTTTTTGTACGCGATATGCCCCGGCTTTCGGTTGATATTGACCTCACATACCTGCCAATAGAAGACCGTCAAACCACGTTGGGAAATATCAGCGCAGCACTCATCCGCACAAAAAACCGCATAGAAAAATCTATTTCAAATATTCGTGTGGAGCACAAACAAGACACAGGAAAGCTATTCATAATACAGCAAGAAACGGTTATTAAATTAGAGGTAAATTTGGTCATGCGCGGAACAATAACCGCTCCTGTACCAATGACCATATGTGATAAAGCCAAAGAAGAATTTGAAGTTTTTGTTGAAATGCCGGTTGTTCCAATTGGTCAATTATATGGCGGGAAAATATGTGCTGCGCTTGATCGTCAGCACCCCAGAGATTTATTTGATGTAAAACTCTTGCTGGAAAACGAAGGATTTTCAAATGAAATTCGGCAAGGATATATATTCTGCTTGCTGGCCAGTGACAGACCTATCCATGAAGTGCATGCACCAAATTTTCAAGATCACCATGAAGCGATGGAAAATCAATTCAGCGGTATGAGCGATGAAGAATTCTTTTATGGAGATTATGAGGAAACCAGAAAAACGCTGGTTGAAATTGTGCATGACAACCTTACAGATAAAGATAAGGAATTTTTACTGAGTGTGAAAAATTGCGAACCGGATTGGAGCATTTACGATTTTGATCGTTTCCCCGCAGTAAAATGGAAGTTGCAGAATTTGCACAAATTGAAAGTAGAAAATCCGGATAAGCATAAACGTTTTTATGATGCTCTGAAAGAAAAGCTCGAAAAATGA
- a CDS encoding type IV toxin-antitoxin system AbiEi family antitoxin domain-containing protein, protein MSISTDKKLKKMVEQWPSGLVATSPWFKERSISGQLIQRYLTSGWIESLGRGAYKRANDEINWYGGLASLQQQLQLNVHLGGATALSVKGSSHYVRLGKEKIFVFSSLGQKLPKWFLEHDWGNPIVHVKTSIMTEGLAVTKHDFGGISVETSSAERAILECLYLSPRNFDYLECYQIMEGLTTLRPDIVQELLSQCSSIRVKRLFLFMSEKAGLPVLKHLNLNQIDLGKGDRALEKNGVYDSKYKLSLPKKLMEYV, encoded by the coding sequence ATGAGTATATCAACAGACAAAAAACTAAAGAAAATGGTGGAGCAATGGCCCTCAGGACTTGTTGCGACCTCTCCATGGTTCAAGGAGCGGTCGATATCAGGACAGCTTATACAGCGGTATTTGACAAGCGGATGGATAGAATCCCTTGGACGGGGTGCATATAAAAGGGCGAATGATGAAATAAACTGGTATGGGGGACTGGCCAGTCTTCAGCAGCAGTTGCAGCTGAATGTCCACCTGGGTGGTGCCACAGCACTGTCGGTCAAAGGCTCTTCGCATTATGTCAGGCTTGGAAAAGAGAAAATATTTGTTTTTTCGTCTTTAGGGCAAAAATTGCCTAAGTGGTTTTTGGAACATGACTGGGGCAACCCCATAGTGCATGTGAAGACGTCGATTATGACTGAAGGCCTTGCTGTAACAAAACATGATTTTGGTGGAATAAGCGTGGAAACCTCATCCGCCGAACGCGCTATATTGGAATGCCTGTATTTGAGCCCCAGGAACTTTGATTATTTAGAATGTTATCAAATCATGGAAGGTCTTACGACACTGAGGCCTGATATTGTTCAGGAGTTGTTGTCACAATGCTCATCCATACGCGTAAAAAGACTGTTTCTGTTTATGTCTGAAAAGGCCGGGCTGCCTGTATTGAAGCATTTGAATTTGAATCAAATCGATTTGGGAAAAGGTGATCGTGCGTTAGAAAAAAATGGGGTTTATGACTCTAAATATAAATTAAGCCTTCCTAAGAAACTTATGGAATATGTTTGA
- a CDS encoding cysteine synthase family protein, giving the protein MTQPAMRSIIEAIGNTPLVHLERLTRHYGLSGTILAKLDHLNPGFSKKDRAALGVIEAAEKDGTLKPGQTVVELTSGNMGTGLAIVCGIKGYPFVAVMSKGNSPERARMMAALGAEVVLVDQLPGSRIGEVSGADLAEVDHAASLITEERDAFRADQFHHPGNPDAHEKTTGPEIWEQSGGKIDAFCDFVGSGGTLAGTAKYLRSQNPQVKCYPIEPAGAAVVAGKDPVDSNHPIQGGGYTMADLAYLRGMRWDGFLEIDGKTARLTARDLARYEGIFAGFSAGANVAGAVELLRGDHEGQTIAVVICDSGLKYLSTDLFDTET; this is encoded by the coding sequence ATGACGCAACCCGCTATGCGGTCAATCATTGAAGCCATTGGCAATACACCGCTCGTACATCTTGAGAGGCTAACACGACACTATGGTTTAAGCGGCACCATATTGGCTAAGCTCGATCACCTCAATCCTGGATTTTCCAAGAAAGACCGCGCTGCACTTGGGGTCATTGAAGCGGCGGAGAAAGACGGAACCCTGAAGCCCGGGCAAACCGTTGTCGAACTGACGAGCGGAAACATGGGCACGGGGCTTGCCATCGTCTGCGGCATCAAGGGGTATCCCTTTGTTGCGGTAATGTCGAAAGGAAATTCACCTGAACGGGCGCGCATGATGGCTGCTCTCGGCGCTGAGGTCGTGCTGGTTGACCAATTGCCGGGAAGTCGCATCGGAGAGGTTTCCGGTGCTGATCTGGCCGAAGTCGATCATGCCGCCAGTCTGATCACTGAAGAGCGTGATGCGTTTAGAGCTGACCAGTTTCATCATCCGGGAAATCCCGATGCGCATGAGAAAACCACAGGTCCGGAGATATGGGAGCAATCCGGCGGGAAAATAGATGCTTTCTGTGATTTTGTCGGCTCAGGCGGGACATTGGCAGGCACAGCTAAATACCTGCGGAGTCAAAACCCTCAGGTGAAATGCTATCCTATTGAACCGGCGGGCGCTGCGGTTGTCGCCGGTAAAGATCCTGTGGATTCGAATCACCCTATTCAGGGTGGCGGATACACCATGGCTGATTTGGCATACCTGAGAGGAATGAGATGGGATGGCTTCCTTGAGATTGATGGCAAGACAGCACGCCTCACCGCGCGCGATTTAGCAAGATATGAGGGGATTTTTGCAGGATTCTCCGCCGGCGCGAATGTGGCTGGCGCAGTTGAATTATTAAGGGGAGACCATGAAGGTCAAACCATTGCCGTCGTTATTTGTGATTCCGGATTAAAATATCTTTCCACTGATCTTTTCGACACGGAAACTTAA
- a CDS encoding N-acetyltransferase, giving the protein MEPDLKLRECLPADMPSLNGLYSASFPEEELFPLICRLLDGKHHVLSLTGMVDEDVVSHIVFTMCALEDGPDKIALLGPVCVNPRQQGRGYGSRMIRAGLEQLKQDQVPTVCVLGDPGYYGRFGFAPERNLMPPYPLSEEWADAWQSLLLNDHAGGMKGVLVVPEPWQRAELWS; this is encoded by the coding sequence ATGGAACCTGATCTGAAACTTCGAGAATGCCTTCCGGCAGATATGCCATCCCTCAATGGTTTGTATTCGGCATCCTTTCCTGAAGAGGAGTTGTTTCCGCTGATCTGCCGATTGCTTGACGGGAAGCATCATGTGTTGTCGTTAACCGGCATGGTTGATGAGGATGTTGTTTCGCATATCGTATTTACGATGTGCGCTCTCGAAGATGGACCCGATAAAATCGCCCTTCTCGGACCTGTTTGCGTCAATCCCCGGCAACAGGGCAGGGGGTATGGCAGCCGGATGATCCGTGCGGGGCTTGAACAGCTCAAGCAAGACCAAGTGCCCACAGTCTGTGTTCTTGGGGATCCTGGTTACTATGGGCGTTTTGGCTTCGCTCCTGAACGTAACCTGATGCCTCCTTACCCGCTGTCTGAAGAATGGGCTGATGCCTGGCAGTCGCTTTTACTCAATGATCATGCAGGAGGGATGAAAGGGGTGCTTGTCGTTCCTGAACCCTGGCAGAGGGCTGAGTTGTGGTCCTAG
- a CDS encoding SDR family oxidoreductase, with product MASQLCEEGHLTMEKTLTGRTAFISGSGRNIGRGIATHLAALGANIVVNGSSDEAACQETAALVKAAGSDALVAMGDMSKSQDVAAVAKMSLERFGVVDILVNNAARRPHKPFLEMTDEDWNGVVDLALTGSFLTARAFLPGMVEKNWGRIINFAGMKAIRGYYEGAPMSAAKHGVWGLAKAISTEFASQGITANVISPGQIRKDSETEDDPKRVASIPAGFMGTSADIAAAVGYLASPEARFVTGQLIAVNGGEET from the coding sequence ATGGCATCTCAGCTCTGCGAGGAGGGGCATCTGACAATGGAAAAAACATTAACCGGGAGGACTGCCTTTATCTCTGGGTCAGGCAGAAACATTGGCCGGGGAATAGCTACTCATCTTGCCGCCCTTGGCGCGAACATCGTTGTGAACGGCTCGAGTGACGAAGCCGCCTGCCAGGAAACGGCTGCTCTGGTCAAGGCGGCTGGCAGTGATGCTCTCGTTGCCATGGGTGATATGAGCAAAAGTCAGGACGTCGCGGCGGTCGCCAAGATGTCTTTGGAGCGGTTTGGAGTTGTGGATATTCTGGTCAACAATGCTGCGCGCCGGCCACATAAACCCTTTCTGGAGATGACCGATGAAGACTGGAATGGCGTCGTTGATCTGGCGCTTACCGGCTCGTTTCTCACCGCACGCGCTTTTCTGCCAGGAATGGTGGAAAAGAACTGGGGACGGATTATCAACTTTGCCGGCATGAAAGCAATCCGGGGGTATTACGAAGGAGCGCCAATGTCGGCGGCGAAGCATGGTGTCTGGGGTTTGGCCAAGGCCATTTCAACCGAATTCGCATCGCAAGGCATCACAGCGAATGTCATTTCGCCAGGCCAGATCCGGAAGGACAGTGAGACAGAGGATGACCCCAAAAGGGTTGCGAGTATCCCTGCGGGCTTTATGGGAACTTCGGCGGACATCGCAGCGGCGGTCGGCTATCTTGCATCTCCCGAAGCCCGGTTTGTCACCGGTCAGTTAATAGCGGTCAACGGCGGCGAGGAAACCTGA
- a CDS encoding tripartite tricarboxylate transporter substrate binding protein, whose translation METTQNYQGSRLFGMIIAAVTAMSFAIATPAFSQSYPSKNETLDWTIAFGPGGGNDRMARSIIKILDKYDLYPGKISAENRKGGSGAVGWGYLYAQKGNGYGISTTSGSFVTTPLQADTPWQPEDFTPVALLATDDLVLVVNGKSKIKTIKEFIAHAKKNPTNIGGTGSVNVDFIVPTLFAEKAGFEFDYVSFNSMSEQTTALLSGALDAMVGNPGEVLGLIDSGDLRPLVFSGQLTPDALKGVPTMGDIGYDIGVSMPRGLILAPDAPKAAQDWWIATMKKVVKTPEWDEYISSNTLTPTFLYGDDFRDFLASTKNGFEVVLRKIGAI comes from the coding sequence ATGGAAACCACTCAAAACTATCAAGGATCCCGCCTGTTCGGCATGATCATCGCCGCGGTCACCGCGATGTCGTTCGCCATTGCAACACCGGCCTTTTCGCAGTCATATCCGTCAAAAAATGAGACGCTCGACTGGACAATTGCGTTTGGCCCCGGTGGCGGCAACGACAGAATGGCCCGCAGCATCATTAAAATCCTCGACAAATATGATCTTTATCCAGGCAAAATTTCCGCTGAGAACCGTAAAGGCGGATCCGGCGCAGTCGGCTGGGGTTACCTTTATGCACAAAAAGGCAACGGTTACGGCATTTCGACCACTTCAGGTAGTTTCGTAACAACCCCGCTACAGGCAGATACACCATGGCAGCCGGAAGACTTCACGCCTGTCGCCCTTCTTGCAACGGACGACCTCGTCCTTGTTGTGAACGGTAAATCCAAGATCAAGACGATCAAAGAGTTCATTGCCCATGCCAAGAAAAACCCCACCAATATCGGCGGTACGGGTTCGGTCAATGTTGACTTCATCGTCCCCACACTCTTTGCAGAGAAGGCGGGTTTCGAGTTTGACTATGTGTCTTTCAACTCGATGTCAGAGCAGACCACAGCGCTTCTTTCAGGCGCGCTTGACGCCATGGTCGGCAACCCCGGAGAGGTTCTGGGTCTGATCGACTCCGGCGACCTGCGTCCGCTTGTCTTCTCCGGTCAGTTAACACCGGATGCTCTTAAAGGCGTACCAACGATGGGCGATATCGGCTACGATATCGGTGTATCAATGCCCCGTGGTCTGATCCTTGCTCCCGATGCACCAAAGGCTGCCCAGGATTGGTGGATCGCAACGATGAAGAAAGTCGTCAAAACGCCCGAATGGGATGAGTATATTTCGAGCAACACGCTGACACCAACATTCCTTTACGGCGATGATTTCCGCGATTTCCTTGCAAGCACCAAGAACGGCTTCGAGGTTGTTCTGCGAAAAATCGGAGCAATCTAA
- a CDS encoding tripartite tricarboxylate transporter TctB family protein: MRIAFLVAILIGAICYSYIAFSDLGFLTRTERPGPGFFPRIIGTTAVVVTVWALVGELLKNADALTDREKWNDLILLVALAVGYAFLLRIFGGFIATVIFLGVTLMILNRKEPVKNLLIAILIPSGVYLLFDRVLNASMPPAIFTLPI; this comes from the coding sequence ATGCGAATCGCATTCCTTGTCGCTATACTCATAGGGGCCATTTGCTACAGCTACATCGCCTTCAGCGACTTGGGCTTCCTGACTCGAACCGAACGCCCGGGACCGGGCTTCTTTCCCAGAATTATCGGGACTACGGCGGTCGTTGTGACCGTATGGGCTCTTGTTGGCGAATTGCTCAAGAATGCTGATGCGCTAACGGACCGCGAAAAGTGGAATGATTTGATTCTCCTGGTAGCTTTGGCTGTTGGGTATGCGTTTCTGCTCAGGATATTTGGCGGGTTCATTGCGACCGTAATCTTCCTTGGGGTAACACTCATGATTCTGAACAGGAAAGAACCGGTAAAGAACCTGCTCATCGCAATTCTGATACCCAGCGGTGTTTATCTGCTGTTTGATCGCGTACTCAACGCGAGCATGCCCCCGGCGATCTTTACGTTGCCGATATGA
- a CDS encoding tripartite tricarboxylate transporter permease, protein MDIFADLMMGLSVAISPINIVYLLIGAMVGMVVGVIPGFGPSAGLAILLPVTFGMDPIGAIMMLAAIYYGAMYGGTITSILLSTPGESATVASTFDGFPLAKNGRAGAALVMQAAASFVGGTVGVILITVLAPLFSQVSRSFGPPEYFLLAMMGMLTLLVMIGSNWKLGVISALIGFALGTVGVDLETGQSRYTFGSAELIGGIYFIPIAIGLFGLGELFFAFYNGLHKTGTGSIIQYDKEDRFWPTAHDWISTRMTMVRGSILGFIVGVIPGAGATIASLMAYSAERSVSKTPEKFGKGEMAGLVAPETANNAASSGAMIPLLTLGIPGSASTAVLLAAFLLWGLRPGPLFMTQNPELAWGLIASMYLGNMALLAISIFAIPLFVQMIKIPYRVLGPCVVVVCALGTFSVHASFIEVYLMFGAGIVGFFMRLYGFSPAALVLALVLGPLAEEALRQTLTISRGSFSIFIERSPSLWIIGITIALLVLLPLVTRFSNTSAGEAEKAGS, encoded by the coding sequence ATGGACATCTTTGCAGATCTGATGATGGGTTTGTCTGTCGCCATCTCACCTATCAACATCGTGTATTTGTTGATTGGCGCCATGGTTGGCATGGTGGTCGGCGTAATTCCCGGTTTTGGCCCGTCAGCAGGACTGGCCATCTTGTTGCCCGTCACGTTCGGGATGGATCCGATTGGGGCGATCATGATGCTCGCGGCGATTTACTACGGCGCGATGTATGGCGGGACCATAACCTCAATCCTGCTGAGCACACCAGGGGAAAGCGCAACGGTTGCTTCCACGTTTGACGGCTTTCCGCTGGCCAAGAATGGCCGTGCCGGGGCCGCCCTCGTGATGCAGGCCGCCGCCTCTTTCGTTGGCGGCACCGTTGGCGTCATCCTTATCACCGTTCTCGCCCCACTCTTCAGTCAGGTTTCGCGCAGTTTTGGTCCGCCGGAGTATTTTCTGCTGGCGATGATGGGGATGCTGACGCTTCTGGTCATGATTGGCTCGAACTGGAAGCTTGGCGTGATTTCGGCGCTCATAGGCTTTGCACTTGGTACTGTCGGGGTTGACCTCGAGACGGGTCAGAGTCGCTATACGTTTGGGTCAGCTGAGCTTATTGGCGGAATTTACTTCATCCCCATTGCCATCGGCCTTTTTGGTCTGGGTGAGCTCTTTTTCGCCTTTTACAATGGCCTGCACAAAACCGGCACGGGATCCATAATCCAGTATGACAAAGAAGACCGCTTCTGGCCGACGGCGCATGACTGGATCTCGACACGCATGACAATGGTTAGAGGTTCGATCCTTGGATTCATTGTCGGTGTTATCCCGGGAGCCGGGGCGACTATTGCTTCGCTGATGGCCTATTCAGCCGAGCGGTCCGTATCAAAGACGCCCGAGAAATTCGGTAAGGGCGAAATGGCAGGGCTTGTTGCGCCGGAAACAGCCAACAATGCGGCCTCTTCCGGGGCCATGATTCCACTTTTGACCCTCGGCATCCCCGGCTCTGCCTCGACCGCTGTTCTTCTGGCCGCTTTCCTCCTCTGGGGTTTGCGGCCCGGCCCGCTTTTCATGACTCAGAACCCGGAACTCGCATGGGGGCTTATCGCGTCGATGTATCTTGGCAATATGGCGCTTCTGGCAATTTCGATCTTCGCCATCCCTCTTTTTGTTCAGATGATCAAGATACCCTACCGGGTGCTCGGACCTTGCGTCGTGGTGGTTTGTGCGCTTGGTACATTCAGCGTTCATGCAAGCTTCATCGAGGTTTACCTGATGTTCGGAGCCGGTATCGTGGGTTTCTTTATGCGCCTGTATGGCTTCTCGCCGGCTGCGCTCGTTCTTGCACTGGTACTTGGCCCGCTTGCGGAAGAAGCGCTGCGCCAAACGCTGACCATCTCCCGGGGATCGTTCTCTATTTTTATAGAACGATCCCCGTCTCTCTGGATCATCGGAATTACGATTGCACTTCTGGTGCTTCTCCCGCTTGTGACCCGGTTCAGCAACACGAGTGCGGGGGAAGCAGAAAAAGCGGGAAGCTGA